A window of Longispora fulva contains these coding sequences:
- the carB gene encoding carbamoyl-phosphate synthase large subunit, whose translation MPKREDIKHVMVIGSGPIVIGQACEFDYSGTQACRVLRAEGIRVSLVNSNPATIMTDPEFADATYIEPITPEFVEQIIAQERPDALLATLGGQTALNTAVALHEAGVLDKYGVELIGANMEAIHRGEDRQIFKGIVAKAGAALGWGDEPLVPRSRVCKTMEEVRDTVSELGLPVVVRPSFTMGGLGSGMPHTHEDLERIAGAGLAASPVHEVLIEESALGWKEYELELMRDRNDNVVVVCSIENIDPMGVHTGDSVTVAPAMTLTDREYQRMRDLAIAVIREVGVDTGGCNIQFAVHPETGRLIVIEMNPRVSRSSALASKATGFPIAKIAAKLAIGYTLDEIANDITKETPAAFEPTLDYVVVKIPRFAFEKFPGADAELTTTMKSVGEAMSIGRNFTEALGKAMRSMEEKRAGFWTGPPVEGNLLDKLRIPHDGRLYTVEAALRAGHSVEEVRDASGGIDPWFIDQILYLVELRAEIQAAPVLDEKLLRSAKRAGLSDRQLAELRPEFAGEDGVRLLRHRLGLRPVYKTVDTCAAEFAAATPYHYSTYDEENEVAPSDRPKVIILGSGPNRIGQGIEFDYSCVHAVMALRDAGYETVMVNCNPETVSTDYDTADRLYFEPLTFEDVLEVIHAENASGAAGGGPGVVGVVVQLGGQTPLGLAQRLEDAGVPIVGTSPASIHLAEERGAFGALLARAGLPAPKYGMATSFAEAKAIADEIGYPVLVRPSYVLGGRGMEIVYEDSVLEAYIARATDISPEHPVLVDRFLDDAIEVDVDALCDADGAVFLGGIMEHIEEAGIHSGDSACALPPITLGDANIAEIRRHTEALARDIGVRGLLNVQYALKDDILYVLEANPRASRTVPFVSKATAVPLAKAAARIALGATIAELRAEGMLPATGDGGKLPEHAPISVKEAVLPFKRFRTPAGRGVDNLLGPEMKSTGEVMGIDVAFGHAFAKSQAAAYGSLPTSGTVFISVANRDKRAMVFPAKRLADLGFDLVATAGTAEMLRRHGIECQVIPKHLDGVEGVMHAVEFVEAGNADLVINIPAGSGARVDGYEIRSAAVATDTPCITTVQAAAAAVMGIEALIHGELRVRPLQALHAALRAKP comes from the coding sequence ATGCCTAAGCGCGAAGACATCAAGCACGTCATGGTCATCGGCTCCGGGCCGATCGTGATCGGCCAGGCCTGCGAGTTCGACTACTCGGGCACCCAGGCCTGCCGGGTACTGCGCGCCGAGGGCATCCGGGTGTCCCTGGTCAACTCGAACCCGGCCACGATCATGACGGACCCCGAGTTCGCCGACGCCACGTACATCGAGCCGATCACGCCCGAGTTCGTGGAGCAGATCATCGCCCAGGAGCGCCCCGACGCGCTGCTGGCCACCCTCGGTGGGCAGACGGCGCTGAACACGGCCGTGGCGTTGCACGAGGCGGGCGTGCTGGACAAGTACGGCGTCGAGCTGATCGGCGCGAACATGGAGGCCATCCACCGGGGCGAGGACCGGCAGATCTTCAAGGGCATCGTCGCCAAGGCCGGCGCGGCGCTGGGCTGGGGCGACGAGCCCCTGGTGCCCCGCTCGCGGGTCTGCAAGACGATGGAGGAGGTCCGCGACACCGTCTCCGAACTCGGCCTCCCCGTCGTCGTCCGGCCGAGTTTCACCATGGGGGGCCTCGGCTCCGGCATGCCGCACACGCACGAGGACCTGGAGCGGATCGCGGGCGCGGGCCTGGCGGCCTCCCCGGTGCACGAGGTGCTGATCGAGGAGAGCGCGCTCGGCTGGAAGGAGTACGAGCTCGAGCTGATGCGCGACCGCAACGACAATGTGGTGGTCGTCTGCTCGATCGAGAACATCGACCCGATGGGCGTGCACACCGGCGACAGCGTCACGGTCGCGCCGGCGATGACGCTGACGGACCGCGAGTACCAGCGGATGCGCGATCTGGCCATCGCCGTGATCCGCGAGGTCGGCGTGGACACCGGCGGCTGCAACATCCAGTTCGCGGTGCACCCGGAGACCGGGCGGCTGATCGTGATCGAGATGAACCCGCGCGTGTCGCGGTCGTCCGCGCTGGCGTCGAAGGCCACCGGCTTCCCGATCGCGAAGATCGCGGCGAAGCTGGCCATCGGCTACACCCTCGACGAGATCGCCAACGACATCACCAAGGAGACCCCGGCGGCCTTCGAGCCGACGCTGGACTACGTGGTCGTGAAGATCCCGCGGTTCGCGTTCGAGAAGTTCCCCGGGGCCGACGCGGAGCTGACCACCACGATGAAGTCCGTCGGCGAGGCGATGAGCATCGGCCGCAACTTCACCGAGGCGCTGGGCAAGGCGATGCGCTCGATGGAGGAGAAGCGGGCCGGGTTCTGGACCGGCCCGCCGGTCGAGGGCAACCTGCTCGACAAGCTCCGGATCCCGCACGACGGCCGGCTCTACACCGTCGAGGCCGCCCTGCGCGCCGGGCACAGCGTGGAGGAGGTGCGCGACGCGTCCGGCGGGATCGACCCGTGGTTCATCGACCAGATCCTGTACCTGGTGGAGCTGCGCGCCGAGATCCAGGCTGCCCCGGTGCTCGACGAGAAGCTGCTGCGCTCCGCCAAGCGGGCCGGCCTGTCCGACCGCCAGCTCGCGGAGCTGCGGCCGGAGTTCGCCGGCGAGGACGGGGTGCGCCTGCTGCGCCACCGGCTCGGGCTGCGTCCGGTGTACAAGACCGTGGACACCTGCGCGGCGGAGTTCGCGGCGGCGACGCCGTACCACTACTCGACGTACGACGAGGAGAACGAGGTCGCCCCGAGCGACCGGCCCAAGGTGATCATCCTGGGCTCCGGCCCGAACCGGATCGGCCAGGGCATCGAGTTCGACTACTCGTGCGTGCACGCCGTGATGGCCCTGCGCGACGCCGGCTACGAGACCGTCATGGTCAACTGCAACCCGGAGACGGTGTCCACCGACTACGACACCGCCGACCGGCTGTACTTCGAGCCGCTGACCTTCGAGGACGTCCTCGAGGTCATCCACGCCGAGAACGCCTCCGGCGCGGCCGGCGGCGGCCCGGGCGTGGTGGGCGTGGTCGTCCAGCTCGGCGGACAGACCCCGCTCGGCCTGGCCCAGCGGCTCGAGGACGCCGGCGTGCCCATCGTCGGCACCTCCCCGGCCTCGATCCACCTCGCGGAGGAGCGCGGCGCGTTCGGCGCCCTGCTGGCCCGCGCCGGCCTGCCCGCGCCGAAGTACGGCATGGCCACCTCGTTCGCCGAGGCCAAGGCCATCGCGGACGAGATCGGCTACCCGGTCCTGGTCCGGCCGTCCTACGTGCTCGGCGGCCGGGGCATGGAGATCGTCTACGAGGACTCCGTCCTGGAGGCCTACATCGCCCGGGCCACCGACATCTCGCCCGAGCACCCGGTCCTCGTGGACCGCTTCCTCGACGACGCGATCGAGGTCGACGTCGACGCGCTCTGCGACGCCGACGGCGCGGTGTTCCTCGGCGGCATCATGGAGCACATCGAGGAGGCCGGCATCCACTCCGGCGACTCGGCGTGCGCCCTGCCGCCGATCACCCTCGGGGACGCCAACATCGCCGAGATCCGCCGGCACACCGAGGCCCTCGCGCGCGACATCGGGGTCCGCGGTCTGCTCAACGTGCAGTACGCGCTCAAGGACGACATCCTCTACGTCCTGGAGGCCAACCCGCGCGCGTCGCGGACCGTGCCGTTCGTGTCCAAGGCCACGGCCGTGCCCCTCGCGAAGGCCGCCGCCCGGATCGCCCTGGGCGCGACGATCGCCGAGCTGCGCGCCGAGGGCATGCTCCCGGCGACCGGGGACGGCGGCAAGCTGCCCGAGCACGCGCCGATCTCGGTGAAGGAGGCGGTGCTGCCGTTCAAGCGGTTCCGCACCCCCGCCGGCCGGGGCGTGGACAACCTGCTCGGCCCCGAGATGAAGTCCACGGGCGAGGTGATGGGCATCGACGTGGCCTTCGGGCACGCGTTCGCCAAGTCCCAGGCCGCCGCCTACGGCTCCCTGCCGACCAGCGGCACGGTGTTCATCTCGGTCGCCAACCGGGACAAGCGCGCGATGGTCTTCCCGGCCAAGCGGCTGGCCGACCTGGGCTTCGACCTGGTCGCCACCGCAGGCACCGCCGAGATGCTCCGCCGGCACGGCATCGAGTGCCAGGTGATCCCGAAGCACCTCGACGGGGTCGAGGGCGTCATGCACGCCGTCGAGTTCGTCGAGGCCGGCAACGCCGACCTGGTCATCAACATCCCGGCGGGCTCCGGGGCCCGGGTCGACGGCTACGAGATCCGCTCGGCGGCCGTGGCCACCGACACCCCGTGCATCACGACGGTGCAGGCCGCCGCGGCAGCGGTGATGGGCATCGAGGCGCTGATCCACGGCGAACTGCGGGTCCGCCCGCTCCAGGCCCTGCACGCGGCGCTGCGGGCCAAGCCGTGA
- a CDS encoding quinone-dependent dihydroorotate dehydrogenase: MIYEKTLRPVLFRLQGGDAERVHEWTMRRLAALAGRPRMVRTLQKVFSIQAPRTLFGVRFPSPVGLAAGMDKDGHALPAWPALGFGFVEVGTVTRHAQPGNDRPRLFRLRESEAIVNRMGFNNAGAQALATRLARLGPLSVPLGISLGKSKVTPLEAAAEDYAASYAALKGYGDYFAVNVSSPNTPGLRALQDRAALGDILAALRGDKPILVKIAPDLTDHAIGELLDVCAEHGVAGLIATNTTLGRGGLAPADRELGGEAGGLSGRPLTERAREVVALVSKETGGRLPIIGVGGLGSPDDALRMLDAGASLLQLYTGFIYHGPPLVRAINRAVAARPTV; encoded by the coding sequence GTGATCTACGAGAAGACCCTGCGCCCGGTCCTGTTCCGGCTCCAGGGCGGTGACGCCGAGCGGGTGCACGAGTGGACGATGCGCCGGCTGGCGGCCCTGGCCGGAAGGCCGCGGATGGTGCGTACCCTCCAAAAGGTCTTTTCGATCCAGGCTCCTAGGACGCTCTTCGGGGTGAGATTCCCGTCACCCGTCGGCCTGGCCGCCGGCATGGACAAGGACGGTCACGCCCTGCCGGCCTGGCCTGCCCTCGGCTTCGGCTTCGTCGAGGTCGGCACCGTCACCCGGCACGCCCAGCCCGGCAACGACCGCCCCCGGCTCTTCCGCCTGCGGGAATCCGAGGCGATCGTCAACCGGATGGGGTTCAACAACGCCGGAGCGCAGGCCCTGGCGACCCGCCTGGCCAGGCTCGGGCCGCTGAGCGTCCCGCTGGGCATCAGCCTGGGCAAGTCCAAGGTGACACCCCTGGAAGCCGCCGCGGAGGACTACGCGGCCTCCTACGCGGCTCTAAAGGGCTACGGCGACTACTTCGCGGTCAACGTGAGCTCGCCGAACACCCCTGGCCTGCGCGCACTGCAGGACCGGGCGGCCCTCGGGGACATCCTGGCGGCCCTGCGCGGCGACAAGCCGATCCTGGTGAAGATCGCCCCGGACCTCACCGACCACGCGATCGGCGAACTCCTCGACGTGTGCGCCGAGCACGGCGTCGCCGGCCTGATCGCCACCAACACCACCCTGGGCCGCGGCGGGCTCGCCCCGGCCGACCGGGAACTCGGCGGCGAGGCCGGCGGCCTGTCCGGCCGTCCGCTGACGGAGCGGGCCCGCGAGGTCGTCGCCCTGGTCTCGAAGGAGACCGGCGGTCGGCTGCCGATCATCGGCGTCGGCGGACTCGGCAGCCCGGACGACGCGCTGCGGATGCTCGACGCCGGCGCGAGCCTGCTGCAGCTCTACACCGGCTTCATCTACCACGGCCCGCCGCTGGTCCGCGCGATCAACCGCGCGGTGGCCGCCCGACCCACGGTCTAG
- the pyrF gene encoding orotidine-5'-phosphate decarboxylase produces the protein MDSFGTRLHAALDERGPLCVGIDPHSQLLAHWGLEDDLAGLEKFSRTVVEALGDRVAALKPQSAFFERHGSRGIAVLESVVREARAAGALVILDVKRGDIGSTMAAYAHAYLDPTSPLAVDAVTVSPYLGFGSLSPIIDTAAAHGGGVFVLALTSNPEGPQVQHAITTEGVTVAQTMLDAVADLNEGAVPLGSFGVVVGATIGETAHDISRLNGPILVPGLGTQGGRPEDLRRIFGESAAAILPSYSREVLAHGPSVTGLRDAAGRALEECRAALQPNVNG, from the coding sequence ATGGATTCTTTTGGTACCCGGCTGCACGCCGCCCTCGACGAGCGCGGCCCGCTGTGCGTCGGCATCGACCCGCACAGCCAGCTGCTGGCCCACTGGGGCCTGGAGGACGACCTGGCGGGGCTGGAGAAGTTCTCCCGCACGGTCGTGGAGGCCCTGGGGGACCGGGTGGCGGCGCTCAAGCCGCAGTCGGCGTTCTTCGAGCGGCACGGTTCGCGGGGGATCGCCGTGCTGGAGAGCGTCGTCCGTGAGGCCCGCGCGGCCGGCGCACTGGTGATTCTCGATGTCAAGCGCGGCGACATCGGCTCGACCATGGCGGCGTACGCCCATGCGTACCTGGACCCGACGAGTCCCCTGGCCGTGGACGCCGTGACGGTAAGCCCTTACCTGGGGTTCGGCTCGTTGAGTCCGATAATTGACACTGCGGCCGCGCACGGGGGTGGCGTGTTCGTGCTGGCCCTGACCTCGAACCCGGAGGGTCCGCAGGTCCAGCACGCGATCACCACCGAGGGGGTCACCGTGGCGCAGACGATGCTGGATGCAGTGGCGGACCTCAATGAAGGTGCGGTACCGCTAGGTTCGTTCGGAGTCGTCGTCGGCGCGACAATCGGGGAGACTGCACACGATATTTCCCGACTTAACGGTCCAATTCTCGTCCCCGGGCTCGGCACCCAGGGTGGCCGTCCCGAGGATCTTCGGCGCATTTTCGGCGAGTCCGCCGCCGCGATCCTGCCCTCCTACTCCCGGGAGGTGTTGGCTCACGGACCCAGCGTGACGGGCCTGCGGGACGCTGCTGGCCGGGCCCTCGAGGAGTGCCGGGCGGCTCTCCAGCCGAATGTAAACGGCTAA
- the mihF gene encoding integration host factor, actinobacterial type, whose protein sequence is MSLPTLTPEQRAAALEKAAVVRKARAELKDKLKRGETTLGEVIELADGDDVVGKLKVSAVLEALPGIGKIRATAIMERLKIADSRRLRGLGEQQRKALLGEFPAAGK, encoded by the coding sequence GTGTCGCTCCCCACGCTCACCCCCGAGCAGCGCGCCGCCGCGCTGGAGAAGGCCGCCGTAGTCCGTAAGGCCCGTGCTGAGCTCAAGGACAAGCTCAAGCGCGGCGAGACGACCCTCGGTGAGGTCATCGAGCTCGCTGACGGCGACGATGTCGTCGGCAAGCTCAAGGTGTCGGCCGTGCTCGAAGCACTGCCCGGCATCGGCAAGATCCGCGCCACCGCCATCATGGAGCGCCTGAAGATCGCCGACTCCCGCCGCCTGCGGGGTCTCGGCGAGCAGCAGCGCAAAGCACTTCTGGGGGAGTTCCCCGCAGCCGGCAAGTGA
- the gmk gene encoding guanylate kinase has product MSFEEDARPAGWSDARLLVLSGPSGVGKDSVIEWVRSHPHEFWLSVSVTTRPRRAYEVDGEHYFFVDNAEFDRLLETGQLLEWAEFAGNRYGTPRKQVLARLAEGVPVLLKIDLQGARQVKLTMPEALLVFLAPPSWDELERRLRGRGTDDAETIAHRLEHAREELASEAEFDVTVVNGSVEKAAAELIQLLDSSSKTPVSHRRSRG; this is encoded by the coding sequence GTGAGCTTTGAAGAAGACGCACGTCCGGCCGGGTGGAGTGACGCTCGACTGCTGGTCCTTTCCGGCCCCTCCGGGGTCGGCAAGGACAGCGTGATCGAGTGGGTCCGGAGCCACCCGCACGAGTTCTGGCTGTCGGTTTCGGTGACCACCCGGCCGCGGCGCGCGTACGAGGTCGACGGGGAGCACTATTTCTTCGTCGACAACGCCGAGTTCGACCGGTTGCTCGAGACGGGGCAGTTGCTCGAGTGGGCGGAGTTCGCCGGCAACCGGTACGGCACCCCGCGCAAGCAGGTGCTCGCCCGGTTGGCGGAGGGGGTCCCCGTCCTCCTCAAGATCGATCTCCAGGGTGCCCGGCAGGTCAAGTTGACGATGCCGGAGGCGCTGCTGGTGTTCCTCGCCCCGCCGAGCTGGGACGAGCTGGAGCGCCGCCTGCGGGGCCGGGGCACGGACGACGCCGAGACCATCGCGCACCGTCTGGAGCACGCCCGCGAGGAGCTGGCGTCCGAGGCGGAGTTCGACGTGACGGTCGTCAACGGCTCCGTCGAGAAGGCCGCGGCCGAGTTGATACAATTGCTCGATTCCTCATCCAAGACTCCTGTGAGTCACCGTCGATCCAGAGGTTGA
- the rpoZ gene encoding DNA-directed RNA polymerase subunit omega, whose product MSGTVANPVGITNPPIDELLDKTQSKYALVIFGAKRARQINAYYSQLGEGLLEYVGPLVETTPQEKSLSIALREINAGLLTAEPTEG is encoded by the coding sequence TTGTCTGGAACCGTTGCTAACCCCGTAGGCATCACCAACCCGCCGATCGACGAGCTGCTCGACAAGACCCAGTCGAAGTACGCGCTGGTGATCTTCGGCGCCAAGCGCGCCCGGCAGATCAACGCGTACTACAGCCAGCTGGGCGAGGGTCTCCTGGAGTACGTCGGCCCGCTGGTGGAGACCACCCCGCAGGAGAAGTCGCTGTCGATCGCCCTGCGGGAGATCAACGCCGGCCTGCTGACGGCGGAGCCCACCGAGGGCTGA
- the coaBC gene encoding bifunctional phosphopantothenoylcysteine decarboxylase/phosphopantothenate--cysteine ligase CoaBC produces the protein MFVRIVLGVAGGIAAYKACELLRLLTEAGHTVRVVPTAAALQFVGAPTWAALSHQPVSADPFHDVHEVPHVRIGREADLLIVAPATADLMAKAAHGLADDLLTNTLLTVGCPVMFAPAMHTEMWEHPATVANVATLRARGVVVVEPAVGRLTGSDTGKGRLPDPTELFAVANRLLRGRTAPDMAGRHVLVTAGGTREHLDPVRYLGNISSGKQGYAFARTAVARGARVTLISANVSLPDPAGVEVVRVGSTAELRTAVLEHGDDADVVVMAAAPADFRPTKYAEQKIKKAVDGTAPVIELTTNPDIAAELGAQRRPGRILVAFAAETQDFVRNAQQKLTRKNADLIVVNEVGNGKAFGTDDNAVTVLTRDGTETTLSAAPKEDIADAVWDIVLPLW, from the coding sequence GTGTTCGTGAGAATCGTGCTCGGAGTCGCCGGTGGCATCGCCGCCTACAAGGCGTGTGAGCTGCTCCGGCTGCTGACGGAGGCCGGGCACACCGTGCGGGTCGTGCCGACGGCGGCGGCGCTGCAGTTCGTGGGCGCCCCGACCTGGGCGGCGTTGTCGCACCAGCCGGTGAGCGCCGACCCGTTCCACGACGTGCACGAGGTGCCGCACGTGCGGATCGGCCGCGAGGCGGACCTGCTGATCGTGGCCCCGGCGACGGCGGACCTGATGGCGAAGGCGGCGCACGGCCTGGCCGACGACCTGCTCACGAACACCCTCCTGACTGTGGGCTGCCCGGTGATGTTCGCCCCGGCGATGCACACCGAGATGTGGGAGCACCCGGCCACCGTCGCCAACGTGGCCACCCTGCGCGCCCGGGGCGTGGTCGTCGTCGAGCCCGCCGTCGGCCGGTTGACCGGCTCCGACACGGGCAAGGGCCGGCTGCCGGACCCGACCGAGCTGTTCGCGGTGGCCAACCGGCTGCTGCGCGGGCGGACGGCCCCGGACATGGCGGGCCGGCACGTGCTGGTCACCGCCGGCGGTACCAGGGAGCACCTGGATCCGGTGCGCTACCTCGGCAACATCTCCAGCGGCAAGCAGGGCTACGCGTTCGCCAGGACGGCTGTGGCCCGGGGGGCGCGGGTCACGTTGATCAGCGCCAACGTGTCGCTGCCGGACCCGGCCGGGGTGGAGGTCGTGCGGGTGGGTTCGACGGCGGAGTTGCGGACGGCGGTGCTGGAGCACGGCGACGATGCCGACGTGGTCGTGATGGCCGCGGCACCGGCGGACTTCCGGCCGACGAAGTACGCCGAACAGAAGATCAAGAAGGCCGTCGACGGGACCGCGCCGGTGATCGAGCTGACGACGAATCCCGACATCGCCGCGGAGTTGGGCGCGCAGCGTCGTCCGGGGCGGATTCTGGTCGCGTTCGCCGCGGAGACGCAGGATTTCGTGCGCAACGCCCAGCAGAAGTTGACCCGGAAGAACGCCGACCTCATCGTTGTCAATGAAGTGGGAAACGGCAAGGCGTTCGGCACCGACGACAACGCGGTCACGGTGCTCACCAGGGACGGAACCGAGACCACTCTTTCGGCGGCACCGAAAGAGGACATCGCTGACGCGGTGTGGGATATTGTCCTACCTCTGTGGTAG
- the metK gene encoding methionine adenosyltransferase has translation MARRLFTSESVTEGHPDKIADQISDGILDALLAQDPKSRVAVETLITTGQVHVAGEVTTSAYADIPSIVRDTILRIGYDSSKKGFDGASCGVNIAIGAQSPDIAQGVDTALENRSGESGDALDLQGAGDQGMMFGFACSETPELMPLPIALAHRLARRLAAVRKDGTVPYLRPDGKTQVTVEYEGLRPVRLNTVVVSSQHAPDISLESLLTPDIREHVIAPEIEALGLETEGYRLLVNPTGRFEIGGPMGDAGLTGRKIIVDTYGGYARHGGGAFSGKDPSKVDRSAAYATRWVAKNVVAAGLAERCEVQVAYAIGKAHPVSLFVETFGTEVVPVERIEKAVQEVFDLRPAAIIRDLDLLRPIYQQTAAYGHFGRELPDLTWERTDRVADLKSAVS, from the coding sequence GTGGCACGCCGTCTCTTCACGTCCGAGTCTGTGACCGAGGGTCACCCGGACAAGATCGCTGACCAGATCAGCGATGGCATTCTTGACGCGCTGCTCGCCCAGGACCCGAAGAGCCGGGTCGCGGTCGAGACGCTGATCACCACCGGACAGGTGCACGTGGCCGGCGAGGTCACCACCTCGGCGTACGCGGACATCCCCTCGATCGTGCGCGACACAATCCTGCGGATCGGCTACGACTCGTCGAAGAAGGGTTTCGACGGCGCCTCCTGCGGGGTCAACATCGCGATCGGCGCGCAGTCCCCGGACATCGCGCAGGGTGTCGACACGGCTCTGGAGAACCGCAGCGGCGAGTCCGGTGACGCTCTCGACCTGCAGGGTGCCGGCGACCAGGGCATGATGTTCGGCTTCGCGTGCTCGGAGACCCCCGAGCTGATGCCGCTGCCGATCGCGCTGGCGCACCGGCTGGCCCGGCGGCTGGCGGCGGTCCGCAAGGACGGCACCGTGCCGTACCTGCGTCCGGACGGCAAGACCCAGGTCACGGTCGAGTACGAGGGCCTGCGCCCCGTCCGGCTGAACACCGTGGTCGTCTCCTCGCAGCACGCCCCGGACATCTCGCTGGAGTCCCTGCTCACGCCGGACATCCGCGAGCACGTCATCGCGCCGGAGATCGAGGCCCTGGGCCTGGAGACCGAGGGCTACCGCCTGCTGGTCAACCCGACCGGCCGCTTCGAGATCGGCGGCCCGATGGGCGACGCCGGCCTCACCGGCCGCAAGATCATCGTCGACACCTACGGCGGCTACGCCCGGCACGGTGGCGGCGCCTTCTCCGGCAAGGACCCGTCGAAGGTCGACCGCTCCGCCGCCTACGCCACCCGCTGGGTCGCCAAGAACGTCGTCGCCGCCGGCCTGGCCGAGCGCTGCGAGGTCCAGGTCGCCTACGCGATCGGCAAGGCCCACCCGGTCAGCCTCTTCGTCGAGACCTTCGGCACCGAGGTCGTCCCGGTCGAGCGGATCGAGAAGGCCGTCCAGGAGGTCTTCGACCTGCGCCCGGCCGCGATCATCCGCGACCTGGACCTGCTCCGCCCGATCTACCAGCAGACCGCCGCCTACGGCCACTTCGGCCGCGAGCTGCCGGACCTGACCTGGGAGCGCACCGACCGCGTCGCCGACCTCAAGTCCGCGGTTTCGTAA